From the Salinimicrobium tongyeongense genome, one window contains:
- a CDS encoding NADH:ubiquinone reductase (Na(+)-transporting) subunit D: MAQETKNKPEQIAEVDNENKKDAMILFLSDSEEKEHFLSRANRKLLTDPLDDDNPITVQVLGICSALAITVQLEPAIVMAIAVMAVMAFSNMIISALRNLIPNRIRIIVQLVVVASLVALVDQVLRAYAYDVSKQLSVFIGLIITNCIVMGRLEAFALGNGVYKSFLDGIGNAAGYGLILIIVAFFRELLGAGKLFGYEILGHKGATLAESTGFYALGYENNGLMLLSPMALIVVGIIIWVQRSRNRKLIEA; this comes from the coding sequence ATGGCACAGGAGACAAAAAATAAACCTGAGCAAATTGCTGAGGTAGACAATGAAAATAAGAAAGACGCAATGATCCTTTTCCTTTCTGATTCCGAGGAAAAAGAGCATTTTTTATCAAGGGCCAACAGGAAGTTACTTACAGATCCTCTTGATGATGATAACCCTATTACCGTTCAGGTTTTGGGTATTTGTTCGGCTCTTGCGATCACCGTGCAGCTGGAACCTGCAATTGTTATGGCAATTGCGGTTATGGCGGTTATGGCTTTTAGTAACATGATCATTTCGGCACTTAGAAACCTTATTCCAAACAGGATCAGGATTATCGTTCAGCTTGTGGTAGTAGCTTCGCTGGTGGCGCTTGTAGACCAGGTGCTTAGGGCCTATGCCTACGATGTGAGTAAACAGCTGTCGGTATTTATTGGTCTTATTATTACCAACTGTATCGTGATGGGGCGGCTTGAAGCCTTTGCCCTTGGTAACGGGGTGTATAAATCTTTTCTTGATGGAATAGGAAATGCTGCCGGATATGGTTTGATCCTTATCATTGTAGCTTTCTTCCGCGAGCTTCTTGGAGCAGGTAAGCTTTTTGGCTATGAGATCCTTGGGCACAAAGGAGCTACCCTGGCAGAATCTACTGGGTTTTATGCTCTTGGATATGAAAACAACGGTTTAATGCTCCTTTCTCCTATGGCACTTATAGTGGTGGGGATCATCATCTGGGTACAACGCTCAAGAAACCGTAAACTAATAGAAGCCTAA